The window CCGGAACCACGAGCCGGACATCATGCTCAAGGCCTTCGAGATCGCGGGCTACGACCGTGAGACCGTCGAGGACAAGTTCGCGGGCATGCTCCGCGCGTTCCGCTTCGGCGCCCCGCCGCACGGCGGCATCGCGCCGGGCGTCGACCGCATCGTGATGCTCCTCGCGGACGAGCCCAACATCCGCGAGACCATCGCCTTCCCGCTCAACGGCAACGCCCAGGACCTGATGATGGGCGCCCCGACCGAGCTGGACGAGTCGCGTCTGAGGGAACTCCACCTGTCGGTACGCAAGCCGCAGCCGAAGTAGTACGGCACAGGCGGGCGGGGAAGGCTCGAAACCGGCGTCGGTTTCGAGCCTTCTCGTTCGTACATGGCGGGCAGGTGCTGTTTTCTCATCCGGCTGACAGGAATCCTGCCTAGTTTCGCGGGCCATGACGGACAACAAGGCACCCTCATCCCATTCGGACCTGACGCGCCGCAAGGTGCTGCTGGCGGGCGGTGCGGCGGTGACCGCGGTGGGCTTGGCCGGCTCGTCGGCGCTGAACGCCGCAGCGGGCGAGGCGGCTGCGGCCACCAGGGCCACCACGGTCGAGAGCTGCTACATGCTCACCTCGGAGCTGGTCGAGGGCCCCTACTACATCGACGCCGACAAGCTCCGACGGGACGTCACCGAGGACCAGGACGGCATCCCGCTGACCCTCACGCTCAAGGTGATCGACGCCGAGAGCTGCAGGCCCCTGCGTAACGCGGCCGTCGACATCTGGCACTGCAACGCGGTGGGCGTCTACTCGGGTTACGGGGACAGCGGCAACGGCGGCGGGGGCCCGGCTCCTACGGGCCCCCCGCCTTCGGGCATGCCCACCGGTGAACCGCCGACCGACGGTCCTGGCCAGGGCGGCGGTCATCAGGAGCCGACGGACGACGAGCGCTTCCTGCGCGGCACCTGGCACACGGACCGGAACGGCCAGGTCGCCTTCCGCACGGTCTTCCCCGGTTGGTACCAGGGCCGTTGCGTGCACATCCACGTCAAGGTCCATGTGGACGGCAAGTGGACGGACTCCGGCTACGAGGGGGGCCGCACCTGCCACACCGGTCAGTTGTTCTTCGACGAGGACTCGGTGTCGCTCACGGAGTCGGTGGAGCCGTACTCCACCAATACCGTGACCCGTACGACCCTCGACGAGGACGGCATCTACCCGGGCAACGGCCATGAGAGCGGCCTGCTCCACCTCCGCTACGACACGAAGCACATCGCCCGCGGCGTCCGCGCCCAACTGACCCTGGGCGTGGACCCGAGCGCGACCAACGACGGCCAGGACGGCCCACGCCCGACCGCGTCGCAGCCACCGTCGGCCGCGGCGAGCTGACGGCCGGCCCTCACCGCAGGTGCGCGGCGGTGGCTCGGCTTTCGCCGTCCACCGCCCTGCATCCAGACGTCCGCGTACCGGGTCGGCCTCTCCGCCAAGGGCCGGGGGCTACTTGTCGGTGAAGACGTCTTCGGCTGTCGGGGCTGTGACGGCGCGCCGGTGCCAGTCGCGCAGGACTTCTGGGTCGCCACAGCCGGTGATGCGTTCCCGGATCGCCTCTGGGATCTCGATGCCGCGCACCTCCAGGACATCCAGGACGTCCTCGGCTCGGCCCTCGGCTCGGCCCTCGGCTCGGCCCTCCTCGCGGATTTCCTCGGAGAGGGGTGACTTGTAAAAGGAGAGGTCCACGGCCACCAGTTTCCTCCACAGTTGTGCGGCTGGGTGCTTGCCCAGGCCTTGTGCGATGAATTCGATGATCGGGTTGGCGATGCTCTGCGGTGTGTCCCGCAGAACGGTCGTCATTGACTTGAGTATGGCCCCGGCACCCGGATGCGTGGCGTGGGTGATCGCGGACAGCGTGGCGAGGGCGAGATCCTTGCGGACTTCGGCCGGGTCGGTGATCACCGGCATGTTGTGCGGTCCCGCGACCAGCGGCCGCAGGGTCAGCAGGGGCCACTGGCGAGGACCGAAGGTGACCTCACGCGCGGCCCATTCCGCGGTGGCGTGGTCCTGGCAGACGACCAGCAGCATCGGCTGCAGCCGGTACTTCGTGAGCAGGTACGAGGCGTAGTACGCCCAGCTGGCGGGCTTGTCCGGGTCCTTCCTGCCCTGGGCCTCGACCGCGAGGAGCAGCGGCTCGTCGTCCTCCGCCTCCAGCCGCAGGAGGGTGTCCACGCGGCGTTCGACGGGGCTGGTCTCGGTGAGGTCGTTGGGCAGGACGGTGACCGAGGTGGGTGGGGGGAAGTCGATGCCGAGTACCTCGGACACCCCCGAGAAGAGGCTCGGATATTCCTGGAAGATGCGGTGCATCGCCTCGTGGGGCGAGCTGACCATACGGATTCCTGTGAGAGTGAGGTGGTAAGGAACGGAAAGGGCATTGCCTCTGGCACATGTCAATACGTGTTCTGCGGGGGAGCATATGAGCGCAACTCGGTCCGGCAGGAGCGCAGTTGGTGATGTTCACCTGGAGGGGTGAAGGCGCCTGCGAGCCGATCTCCAGCGGGCGCCGGGTCCTGGCCGACTCGTCAGGCGGCCGTGGGAGTCGGTTGCCGGA of the Streptomyces sp. NBC_01788 genome contains:
- a CDS encoding intradiol ring-cleavage dioxygenase, with the translated sequence MTDNKAPSSHSDLTRRKVLLAGGAAVTAVGLAGSSALNAAAGEAAAATRATTVESCYMLTSELVEGPYYIDADKLRRDVTEDQDGIPLTLTLKVIDAESCRPLRNAAVDIWHCNAVGVYSGYGDSGNGGGGPAPTGPPPSGMPTGEPPTDGPGQGGGHQEPTDDERFLRGTWHTDRNGQVAFRTVFPGWYQGRCVHIHVKVHVDGKWTDSGYEGGRTCHTGQLFFDEDSVSLTESVEPYSTNTVTRTTLDEDGIYPGNGHESGLLHLRYDTKHIARGVRAQLTLGVDPSATNDGQDGPRPTASQPPSAAAS